A genomic region of Dictyoglomus sp. NZ13-RE01 contains the following coding sequences:
- a CDS encoding penicillin-binding protein, whose amino-acid sequence MNKKAINEISVMPKKERKFWKVLKFTILTALILVLISFTFASIYVVSVLKSAPSIEKWTEIRPSQTTIIYSSDNKILGRIYKENRIIVPLYKISPYLQKAVIASEDKDFYNHSGVSIRGTIRALWKDLTGTGPLQGGSTITQQVAKLLFLSPERTIRRKIQEIYIATKLEKYYTKQEILEIYLNLVYWGNGAYGAESAAQTYFGKSAKDLNLEESAMLAGILPAPELYNPFKNIEKAKQLRNIVLEKMLEEGYISQEEFKKAYNSPIKLITKKTSQYLAPYFFNYVLKELIQRFGEETVYKGGLKVYTTLDLNLQKFAEDALNKIINKYGKDYHVSQGALIAIEPNTGYIRAYVGGLDYNKSQFDRVSQAKRQPGSAFKPFVYLTAIQRGFKPTDLLEEREISYKFAGKVWKPQNYDQKLHGTVTLEEALKNSYNIATIMLLEEIGVSDVIKNVKKMGIESEIEPSLALALGSYVVTPLELTRAYACIANGGYRINPIAILRVEDSKGNILLSNEPQLTKVLDTEVVATLVKMMKKVILEGTGTRANIGRPCAGKTGTTDDYRDAWFIGFTPDLCTGVWVGNDDYSQTKKVVGGFIPALIWREFMSNALKDKPAKDFDFLYAPPPEETYTDTQSQTETKAP is encoded by the coding sequence ATGAATAAAAAAGCAATAAACGAAATATCAGTAATGCCAAAAAAAGAAAGAAAATTTTGGAAGGTTTTAAAATTTACAATTCTTACAGCTTTAATTTTAGTACTAATTTCTTTTACCTTTGCTTCCATATACGTAGTATCTGTACTAAAATCCGCTCCATCCATTGAGAAATGGACGGAGATAAGACCAAGTCAAACAACAATTATATATAGCAGTGACAATAAAATCTTAGGAAGGATCTATAAAGAGAATAGAATAATTGTTCCCCTCTATAAAATATCTCCATATTTACAAAAAGCAGTAATTGCTTCTGAAGATAAAGACTTCTATAACCATTCAGGAGTTAGCATAAGAGGAACAATTAGGGCTTTATGGAAAGATTTAACTGGTACAGGACCTTTGCAAGGAGGAAGTACAATAACACAACAAGTAGCTAAACTACTATTCTTGTCTCCAGAAAGAACCATAAGAAGAAAAATACAGGAAATTTACATTGCAACAAAATTAGAAAAATATTACACAAAACAGGAAATATTAGAGATATATTTGAATTTAGTTTACTGGGGAAATGGAGCATACGGTGCGGAGTCTGCAGCACAAACATACTTTGGAAAATCTGCAAAGGATCTAAATTTAGAGGAAAGTGCAATGCTTGCTGGAATACTCCCTGCACCTGAGTTATACAATCCCTTCAAAAATATTGAAAAGGCAAAACAATTAAGAAACATTGTCTTAGAAAAAATGTTAGAAGAAGGTTATATAAGCCAAGAAGAGTTTAAAAAGGCATATAACTCTCCAATTAAGTTAATAACTAAAAAAACATCCCAATATCTTGCTCCATATTTTTTTAATTATGTCCTCAAAGAATTAATTCAAAGATTTGGTGAAGAAACAGTTTATAAAGGTGGATTAAAAGTATACACAACGCTTGATCTAAATTTACAAAAATTTGCGGAGGATGCATTAAACAAAATTATTAATAAATATGGCAAAGACTACCATGTAAGCCAGGGAGCATTAATTGCTATAGAACCTAATACGGGATATATTAGAGCATATGTAGGAGGATTAGATTATAATAAAAGCCAGTTTGATAGGGTAAGTCAAGCAAAAAGACAACCTGGTTCAGCTTTCAAACCTTTTGTTTATCTCACTGCTATTCAGAGGGGATTTAAGCCCACAGATCTTCTTGAGGAAAGAGAGATATCCTATAAATTTGCAGGAAAAGTATGGAAGCCTCAAAACTATGATCAGAAATTACATGGAACAGTAACTTTAGAGGAAGCTTTAAAAAATTCTTACAATATAGCTACGATTATGTTATTAGAAGAGATAGGCGTGAGCGATGTTATAAAAAATGTAAAGAAAATGGGCATAGAAAGCGAAATAGAGCCAAGCTTAGCATTAGCTTTAGGATCGTATGTTGTTACACCATTAGAGCTAACAAGAGCCTACGCATGTATTGCAAATGGTGGATATAGAATAAATCCTATTGCCATACTGAGGGTTGAAGATAGCAAAGGGAATATACTTCTTTCAAATGAACCTCAATTAACAAAAGTTCTAGATACAGAGGTAGTAGCTACTTTGGTAAAGATGATGAAAAAAGTCATATTGGAAGGGACAGGGACAAGAGCAAATATAGGCAGACCATGTGCTGGAAAAACTGGAACTACTGATGATTATAGGGATGCATGGTTTATCGGATTTACTCCCGATCTTTGTACAGGCGTTTGGGTAGGAAATGATGACTATTCTCAAACCAAAAAAGTTGTAGGAGGATTTATTCCTGCTTTGATTTGGAGAGAATTTATGTCAAATGCTTTAAAAGATAAGCCGGCAAAAGACTTTGACTTTTTATATGCTCCTCCCCCAGAGGAAACATATACGGATACTCAAAGCCAAACAGAAACTAAAGCTCCATAG
- a CDS encoding imidazoleglycerol-phosphate dehydratase: protein MRKYELERTTRETKIKLKLNLDGKGRFIGDFPIPYWKHLLETLIFYASFDLEMKAEGDIDVDFHHLVEDVGLCLGTAFYNIIYKYNFKRFSNKIVPMDDALVMTSLDISRRPYLNFKDNSQYRTTEHELVKEFLRAFVNESKITLHVIILYGENIHHIQEAIFKSLGMALKEACEISDTTTSTKGII from the coding sequence ATGAGGAAATATGAATTAGAAAGAACAACAAGGGAAACAAAAATAAAACTAAAGCTAAATCTTGATGGAAAAGGAAGATTTATTGGAGATTTTCCTATCCCATATTGGAAACATTTATTGGAGACTTTAATATTTTATGCTTCTTTTGATTTGGAGATGAAGGCGGAAGGTGATATTGATGTAGATTTTCATCACTTAGTTGAGGATGTAGGACTTTGTCTTGGAACTGCTTTTTATAACATAATTTATAAGTATAATTTTAAGAGGTTTTCCAATAAAATAGTTCCTATGGATGATGCTTTGGTAATGACTTCGTTAGATATAAGTAGAAGACCATATTTGAATTTTAAAGATAATTCTCAATATAGGACAACTGAGCATGAATTAGTTAAGGAGTTCTTAAGGGCTTTTGTGAACGAAAGTAAAATTACATTACATGTAATTATTTTATATGGAGAAAACATACATCATATACAGGAGGCAATTTTCAAGTCTTTAGGCATGGCTTTAAAGGAGGCTTGTGAAATTTCTGACACAACAACTTCTACAAAGGGGATAATATGA
- a CDS encoding ATP phosphoribosyltransferase produces MNKELVLLLKIAIPTGRLFNRSWNLLREIDSSLPELDELSRKLVWRGNVFEIYLVKPWDIPVYVEEKITEIGIVGGDVIRERKSNVVIMGRFRFGYCKMVLASYPEWDIKSKESVKVASKYPKVSEEYFNNKWKGIDYEIVKLNGSVELAPIANIADCIIDLVETGNTLRENGLEIKDVIFETSAMLIINEVSFAFKKDEVLDLIAKMEEAENDQSD; encoded by the coding sequence ATAAATAAGGAGCTGGTTTTGTTGTTGAAGATAGCAATTCCTACTGGAAGATTATTTAATAGAAGTTGGAACTTATTAAGGGAAATAGATAGCTCTCTACCTGAATTAGATGAGTTATCTCGTAAGTTAGTATGGAGAGGTAATGTTTTTGAGATTTATTTGGTGAAACCTTGGGACATTCCCGTTTATGTGGAGGAAAAAATTACGGAGATTGGAATTGTAGGGGGAGATGTAATTAGAGAGAGAAAAAGTAATGTGGTTATAATGGGAAGATTTAGGTTTGGTTATTGTAAGATGGTTTTGGCAAGCTATCCTGAATGGGACATAAAAAGTAAAGAATCTGTTAAGGTTGCTTCAAAATATCCTAAGGTTTCGGAAGAATATTTTAATAATAAATGGAAAGGAATAGATTATGAAATTGTTAAGTTGAATGGATCTGTTGAGCTTGCTCCTATAGCTAACATAGCGGACTGTATCATAGATCTTGTGGAGACAGGAAATACTTTAAGAGAGAATGGATTAGAGATAAAGGATGTCATATTTGAAACATCAGCGATGCTTATTATTAATGAGGTAAGTTTTGCTTTTAAGAAGGATGAGGTTTTAGATTTGATAGCTAAAATGGAGGAGGCGGAGAATGATCAGAGTGATTAA
- a CDS encoding bifunctional phosphoribosyl-AMP cyclohydrolase/phosphoribosyl-ATP pyrophosphatase, translating into MDFDELVSLVRFDEKGLIPVIVQDYITGRVLMLAYMNKEALIKTIETKEAWYWSRSRKELWHKGETSGNIQKVKDIKIDCDGDTLLLMVEQIGVACHTGNFSCFFRGIKNLEENFLFHLEEVIKDRKEKLPEGSYTAELFREGEERIFQKVGEEAIETVISGIKNKKEELIYEASDLLYHLLIALVSKDLSLRDIIKELIRRHKDPMEL; encoded by the coding sequence ATGGATTTTGATGAACTTGTAAGTTTGGTAAGATTTGATGAGAAAGGATTAATTCCAGTCATAGTACAGGATTATATTACTGGAAGGGTATTAATGCTTGCTTATATGAATAAAGAAGCATTGATAAAGACGATTGAAACAAAAGAAGCCTGGTATTGGAGTAGAAGTAGAAAAGAGTTATGGCATAAGGGCGAAACCTCTGGTAATATACAAAAAGTGAAGGATATAAAAATAGATTGTGATGGAGATACTCTTTTGTTAATGGTTGAGCAGATAGGTGTGGCATGTCATACAGGAAATTTCAGTTGCTTTTTTAGAGGAATTAAAAATTTAGAAGAAAATTTTTTGTTTCATTTGGAAGAAGTAATTAAAGATAGAAAAGAAAAATTACCTGAGGGATCTTATACTGCGGAGCTTTTTAGGGAGGGTGAAGAGAGGATATTTCAGAAGGTTGGAGAAGAAGCTATAGAGACAGTTATTTCAGGCATTAAAAATAAAAAAGAAGAGCTAATCTATGAGGCATCAGATCTTTTATACCATTTACTAATTGCTTTAGTATCAAAAGATCTTTCCTTAAGGGATATTATTAAGGAACTTATAAGAAGACATAAAGATCCTATGGAGCTTTAG
- a CDS encoding 1-(5-phosphoribosyl)-5-((5-phosphoribosylamino)methylideneamino)imidazole-4-carboxamide isomerase → MIVIPAVDIYQGKTVRMEQGRESKILFSLENPFDVAFYWYKKGAKALHVIDLQGAIVGDEESLPIIEKIIKNIPIPVEVGGGIRTIEKIEKILSFGAWRVIFSSLLKENKDFLRNLRLQFGEKIIPSIDVMGNSVVIKGWKENISWNEVIDKIEYAGFREVIFTDVSRDGTLQGINVKLIRNVLENTNFYLWIAGGISSTMDIEKLKEINGDYGNRIKGVIVGRALYEGKIDLGEFIC, encoded by the coding sequence ATGATAGTTATTCCTGCTGTTGATATTTACCAAGGCAAGACTGTGAGAATGGAACAAGGGAGAGAGAGTAAAATCCTTTTTAGTTTAGAAAATCCCTTTGATGTGGCTTTTTACTGGTATAAGAAAGGCGCTAAAGCATTACATGTGATTGATTTACAGGGCGCCATAGTTGGAGATGAAGAAAGTCTTCCAATAATTGAAAAGATAATAAAAAATATCCCAATACCTGTTGAGGTAGGAGGAGGTATTAGAACCATAGAAAAAATTGAAAAAATTTTATCTTTTGGTGCTTGGCGAGTCATTTTCAGTAGTTTATTAAAGGAGAATAAAGATTTTTTAAGAAATTTAAGGCTCCAATTTGGAGAAAAAATTATACCAAGTATAGATGTGATGGGAAATTCTGTGGTAATTAAAGGATGGAAAGAGAACATATCATGGAATGAAGTAATAGATAAGATAGAGTACGCAGGTTTTAGGGAGGTAATTTTTACAGATGTTAGTAGAGATGGTACTCTACAAGGAATTAACGTGAAACTAATAAGAAATGTGTTAGAAAATACAAATTTTTACTTATGGATTGCAGGTGGTATATCTTCTACCATGGATATTGAAAAGCTTAAAGAGATTAATGGTGACTATGGAAATCGAATAAAAGGAGTAATTGTTGGAAGAGCATTATATGAAGGAAAAATAGATTTAGGAGAGTTTATATGTTAG
- the pgk gene encoding phosphoglycerate kinase, giving the protein MAKMTILDLKDEELRGKRVLVRVDFNVPIKNGVITDDRRIREALPTIQYLIEKQAKVILMSHLGRPKGFQDDLRLDPVAKRLSELLGRPVKKLNDCIGEEVEKEVNNMKPGEVILLENVRFYKEEEANDPEFAKKLAKLGDIYVSDAFGTVHRAHASTAGVAQYLPAYAGLLVKKEIEIMGKALESPERPFVCILGGAKVSDKIGVIQNLLGKVDALLIGGGMMFTFWKALGYEVGKSKLEEDKIELAKEFINMAKEKGVKLIIADDAVVVKEISENTETTIKKMGEFAPDDIGVDIGPNSISKFVEEIKNAKTIIWNGPMGIFEMDKFAEGTKKIAEAIANNKNCVSIVGGGDTASAVAKFGLEDKFTHISTGGGASLEFLEGKTLPGIAVLKDK; this is encoded by the coding sequence ATGGCTAAAATGACGATATTGGATTTAAAGGATGAAGAACTGAGGGGAAAGAGGGTATTAGTAAGAGTTGATTTTAATGTTCCTATAAAGAACGGAGTTATTACAGATGATAGAAGGATTAGAGAAGCCTTACCTACAATTCAATACCTAATAGAAAAACAGGCAAAAGTTATTCTTATGTCTCATTTAGGAAGACCAAAGGGATTTCAGGATGATTTACGTCTTGATCCTGTAGCAAAAAGATTAAGTGAGCTTTTAGGAAGACCAGTGAAAAAACTTAATGATTGTATTGGTGAGGAAGTTGAAAAAGAAGTAAATAATATGAAACCAGGGGAAGTAATTTTATTGGAGAATGTTAGATTCTATAAAGAGGAAGAGGCAAATGATCCTGAATTTGCCAAGAAATTAGCAAAATTAGGAGATATTTATGTAAGTGACGCTTTTGGTACTGTTCATAGAGCCCATGCCTCAACTGCTGGTGTTGCTCAATATTTACCTGCTTATGCTGGTTTATTGGTAAAAAAAGAAATAGAAATTATGGGAAAGGCGTTAGAGAGTCCAGAAAGACCCTTTGTATGTATTTTGGGTGGTGCAAAGGTTTCTGATAAGATAGGAGTTATTCAGAATCTTCTTGGTAAGGTAGATGCGTTACTAATTGGTGGAGGAATGATGTTTACTTTTTGGAAGGCTCTTGGATATGAAGTAGGTAAATCAAAACTGGAAGAAGATAAAATAGAGTTAGCTAAGGAATTTATAAATATGGCAAAAGAAAAGGGAGTAAAACTTATTATTGCAGATGATGCAGTTGTAGTAAAAGAAATTTCTGAGAATACAGAGACTACTATAAAGAAAATGGGGGAATTTGCACCAGATGATATAGGTGTAGATATCGGTCCAAATTCTATAAGTAAGTTTGTTGAAGAGATTAAAAATGCAAAGACTATTATTTGGAATGGACCAATGGGAATATTCGAGATGGACAAATTTGCTGAGGGAACGAAGAAGATTGCAGAGGCTATTGCCAATAATAAGAATTGTGTAAGTATTGTGGGAGGTGGAGATACCGCATCTGCCGTGGCAAAATTTGGTCTTGAGGATAAATTTACACATATATCCACAGGTGGAGGAGCCTCTTTAGAATTTCTCGAGGGGAAAACTTTGCCCGGTATTGCGGTTCTTAAAGATAAATAA
- the hisH gene encoding imidazole glycerol phosphate synthase subunit HisH, producing the protein MKIAIIDYGGGNLFSIKKAFDFLKIRAEISSDPREWEKSNALVFPGQGNFVQAVENLRLNGNFYTLKDLLGEKPYLGICLGMQILFEESEEAVDMEMKGLSILKGKVKKLKSFKLPHLGWNQVEIINPSVILKDIPNNSFFYFVHSYYVECEKDIIVGLTDYEGTFPSIIQKDNIFGVQFHPEKSSTLGLKIIKNFVEHVYDSYSCC; encoded by the coding sequence ATGAAAATAGCCATTATTGATTATGGTGGAGGAAATTTATTTAGTATTAAAAAGGCTTTTGATTTTTTAAAAATAAGAGCTGAAATTTCTTCTGATCCAAGAGAGTGGGAGAAAAGTAATGCTTTAGTTTTTCCTGGGCAAGGGAATTTTGTACAAGCAGTAGAAAACTTGCGTCTGAATGGGAATTTTTATACATTGAAGGATTTACTTGGAGAGAAACCCTATTTGGGTATATGCTTGGGTATGCAGATTTTATTTGAAGAAAGCGAAGAGGCGGTAGATATGGAAATGAAAGGGCTAAGTATTTTGAAGGGTAAAGTAAAGAAATTGAAGAGCTTTAAACTTCCACATCTTGGTTGGAATCAGGTAGAGATTATTAATCCTTCTGTCATTTTAAAAGATATCCCTAATAATTCTTTCTTTTATTTTGTACATTCTTATTATGTAGAATGTGAAAAAGACATCATTGTAGGTTTAACCGATTATGAGGGCACATTTCCATCCATAATTCAGAAGGATAATATTTTTGGTGTACAGTTTCATCCTGAAAAAAGTAGTACCTTGGGACTAAAGATAATAAAAAACTTTGTGGAGCATGTATATGATAGTTATTCCTGCTGTTGA
- the hisD gene encoding histidinol dehydrogenase — protein MIRVIKGSDFFKVDFEVERKKWEYKVEEELKNIMQEVLMYGDNALISLTKKFDNIDLSEKGFIYSLENIKADTLSIEDEVKYSINVMIKRVSEFHERERINSWFFTNDKNSLLGQIIKPVEKVLIYVPGGRAVYPSTIIMTTIPALIAGVKEIYITTPPQQTYNELFLYTLKVLNFSKFYTLGGAQAIFAFSYGTESIPRVDMIVGPGNIYVALAKKMVFGEVGIDGINGPSEIAILIDKEKEIDIKKVVCDFLAQIEHSPYDRGWIITENEEIVDDIVKEINIEIEKAMRSAILKESMKNSFIILVEDKKNAIEIINHIAPEHLEILSNNYMEYIPHINNAGAIFINHSSIFGDFIAGPSHVLPTGRRAIFSSGLSVNTFIKRISFVNLSDEDIREISKYGSIIAREEGFFMHEKSLKNYFGGKS, from the coding sequence ATGATCAGAGTGATTAAAGGCAGTGATTTTTTTAAAGTCGATTTTGAAGTGGAAAGGAAGAAGTGGGAGTATAAAGTAGAGGAAGAATTGAAAAATATTATGCAAGAAGTACTGATGTATGGAGATAATGCTTTAATTTCTTTGACTAAAAAGTTTGACAATATTGATCTAAGTGAAAAAGGTTTCATATATAGTTTGGAAAATATTAAAGCGGATACTTTAAGTATAGAAGATGAGGTTAAGTATAGCATTAATGTAATGATCAAGAGAGTAAGTGAATTTCATGAAAGAGAAAGGATTAATTCTTGGTTTTTTACTAATGATAAAAATAGCTTATTGGGGCAGATTATAAAACCTGTTGAAAAGGTATTAATATATGTACCAGGGGGAAGAGCCGTTTATCCCTCAACAATTATTATGACTACAATTCCAGCATTAATTGCAGGGGTTAAAGAAATTTATATTACTACTCCTCCCCAACAAACTTATAATGAATTATTTTTATATACACTGAAAGTATTAAACTTTTCAAAATTTTATACCTTAGGGGGAGCTCAAGCTATATTTGCTTTTTCTTATGGAACAGAAAGTATTCCAAGAGTGGATATGATTGTTGGCCCAGGAAATATATATGTAGCTTTAGCTAAAAAGATGGTTTTTGGGGAAGTTGGTATTGATGGTATTAATGGACCCAGTGAAATTGCTATTTTGATTGATAAGGAAAAAGAAATAGATATTAAGAAAGTTGTTTGTGACTTTTTGGCTCAAATAGAACACTCCCCATATGACAGAGGATGGATCATAACTGAAAATGAAGAAATAGTAGATGATATAGTAAAAGAGATAAATATTGAGATTGAAAAGGCAATGAGAAGTGCTATTCTAAAAGAATCAATGAAAAATAGTTTTATAATATTAGTAGAAGATAAGAAGAATGCTATAGAAATCATTAATCATATAGCCCCTGAGCATTTAGAAATTCTTAGTAATAATTACATGGAATATATACCACATATTAATAATGCAGGTGCCATATTTATAAATCATTCCTCTATTTTTGGAGATTTTATAGCAGGACCAAGTCATGTTTTACCTACAGGTAGAAGAGCAATCTTTTCATCAGGATTAAGTGTAAACACTTTTATAAAAAGAATTAGTTTTGTCAATTTAAGTGATGAAGATATTAGAGAAATTTCAAAATATGGAAGTATAATAGCAAGAGAAGAGGGATTCTTTATGCATGAAAAAAGTCTAAAAAACTATTTTGGGGGAAAAAGTTAA
- the hisC gene encoding histidinol-phosphate transaminase, whose protein sequence is MWEEIIKKDYTGYKVEVKDLPISLARNENPYDLPLEIKQEVINKLLNTPWNRYPDSKAYELKNALADFLKIPYENILLGNGSGEIINIISNALLSEGDEVILPQPTFPLYKKIFQQKDVIIHDLFLNKEDFSMPWEKLDSYKKRSIKLIVICNPNNPTGNLLIEPSDLDKILDFNSIILIDEAYYEFSKVSFIDLINDYPNIMILRTFSKAFSCAGVRLGYLVAHRNLINYLENFRLPYNLNIFSQITGTIVLKYWDILEKRIEEILRYKEEVYSTMRKFENIKVFPSTTNFLLFRTEKKELLDRKLVDWGIALRDFSKEPLLENCLRVTIGSREENEKFLNCLSEVLS, encoded by the coding sequence ATGTGGGAAGAGATAATTAAAAAAGATTATACAGGATATAAGGTTGAGGTTAAAGATTTACCTATTTCTTTGGCAAGAAATGAAAATCCCTATGATTTACCATTGGAAATAAAACAAGAGGTAATTAATAAGTTATTAAATACGCCTTGGAATAGGTATCCTGATAGCAAGGCTTATGAGTTAAAAAATGCATTAGCGGATTTTTTAAAAATTCCTTATGAGAATATTCTACTTGGTAATGGCTCAGGGGAAATTATAAACATCATATCGAATGCCCTTCTATCAGAAGGAGATGAAGTAATACTCCCTCAACCAACATTTCCTCTCTATAAAAAGATCTTTCAACAAAAAGATGTAATTATTCATGACTTGTTTTTAAATAAAGAAGATTTTTCAATGCCATGGGAAAAATTGGATAGCTATAAAAAAAGAAGTATTAAATTAATTGTAATATGTAATCCTAATAATCCAACGGGAAATTTATTAATTGAGCCTTCAGATTTAGATAAGATTTTAGATTTTAATAGTATCATTCTTATTGATGAGGCTTATTATGAGTTTTCAAAAGTTTCCTTTATTGACTTGATAAATGATTATCCAAATATTATGATCCTTAGGACTTTCTCAAAAGCTTTTTCCTGTGCAGGTGTAAGATTAGGATATCTTGTTGCCCATAGAAATTTGATAAATTACTTGGAAAACTTTAGACTTCCTTATAACTTAAATATTTTTTCTCAGATTACAGGGACTATAGTACTTAAATATTGGGATATTTTAGAGAAAAGAATAGAGGAAATTTTAAGGTATAAAGAGGAAGTATATTCTACAATGAGAAAGTTTGAAAACATTAAGGTTTTTCCATCAACAACAAACTTTTTGCTCTTTAGAACCGAAAAGAAAGAGTTGTTGGATAGAAAGCTTGTTGATTGGGGGATTGCCCTAAGGGATTTTAGCAAAGAGCCTCTATTAGAAAACTGTCTACGGGTTACAATTGGAAGTAGAGAGGAAAATGAGAAGTTTTTAAATTGTTTATCAGAGGTGTTATCATGA
- a CDS encoding imidazole glycerol phosphate synthase subunit HisF: MLAKRIIPCLDTIGENVVKGRSFENLQVIGPAIEFAERYEKEGADELVLLDITATLENRKTFLKLVEDIAKRIFIPLTVGGGIKSIEDIRNLLRAGADKVSLNTFAVLNPEIINRVRDEFGSQCLVIAVDAKRISQGKWEVYIKSGKESTGIDVFEWLREVQNRGAGEILLTSIDADGHRRGYDLDLIKRASSILNIPLIASGGAGSLEDLYLALMSGADAVLAASIFHYGEYTVKEVKDYLKNKNVHIREV, from the coding sequence ATGTTAGCAAAAAGAATTATACCCTGTCTTGATACAATTGGTGAAAATGTAGTTAAAGGAAGGAGTTTTGAAAACCTTCAGGTGATAGGTCCTGCCATAGAATTTGCAGAAAGATATGAAAAAGAAGGAGCGGATGAATTAGTTTTGTTAGATATAACTGCAACACTGGAAAATAGAAAGACCTTTTTAAAGCTTGTAGAAGATATTGCAAAAAGGATTTTTATACCTTTAACAGTGGGGGGCGGGATTAAGAGTATAGAAGATATTCGTAATTTATTAAGGGCTGGAGCGGATAAAGTTTCCTTAAATACCTTTGCTGTATTAAATCCTGAGATAATAAATAGGGTAAGAGATGAATTTGGAAGTCAATGCCTGGTTATTGCTGTGGATGCTAAGAGGATTTCACAAGGTAAATGGGAGGTATATATTAAAAGTGGAAAGGAGTCTACAGGAATAGATGTTTTTGAATGGCTGAGAGAGGTGCAGAATAGGGGAGCTGGAGAAATTTTATTAACGAGTATAGATGCGGATGGTCATAGAAGAGGTTACGATTTGGATTTAATAAAAAGAGCATCTTCTATATTAAATATTCCATTAATAGCATCAGGTGGTGCAGGTTCGCTTGAAGATCTTTATTTAGCTTTAATGTCTGGTGCTGATGCAGTGCTTGCTGCATCTATTTTTCACTACGGTGAATACACTGTGAAAGAAGTAAAAGATTATTTGAAAAATAAGAATGTACATATTAGAGAGGTGTAA
- a CDS encoding RNase adaptor protein RapZ yields MRNDFQLIIITGLSGAGKSQVLHILEDSGFFCVDNLPPNLIPTLVDLCMNTDGKISQVALVSDIRSEEFLQNFRDVLNDLKKIIPKYILLFLEADEEVLIRRYNETRRRHPLLKEGRSILESIRLEKERLNDIRSLATYIIDTSKTTTKELKEIILQYIEDFGYNLKINLNITIYSFGFKYGIPLDSHLIFDVRFLPNPFYDPNLRKLSGLDKEVKNFVLERKETQEFLNKLKNLLDFLIPLYQEEGKTYLNISIGCTGGRHRAVVIAEELKDYLSSKYYVKVFHRDIDKDVS; encoded by the coding sequence ATGAGGAATGATTTTCAGCTAATAATTATTACAGGGCTTTCTGGCGCAGGAAAATCTCAAGTATTACATATTTTAGAGGATAGTGGATTTTTCTGTGTTGATAATCTACCACCTAATTTGATACCTACTTTAGTGGATTTATGTATGAATACTGATGGGAAAATATCCCAAGTGGCTTTAGTTTCTGATATTAGAAGTGAGGAATTTCTTCAAAATTTTAGAGACGTCTTAAATGATCTAAAAAAGATTATTCCTAAATATATACTTTTATTCTTAGAAGCGGACGAAGAAGTTTTAATTAGGAGATATAATGAGACGAGGAGAAGACATCCTTTATTAAAAGAGGGAAGAAGTATTTTAGAGAGTATTAGGTTAGAAAAAGAAAGATTAAATGACATAAGGAGCTTAGCAACTTACATTATTGATACAAGTAAAACTACGACAAAGGAATTAAAAGAGATCATATTGCAATATATTGAAGATTTTGGATATAACTTAAAAATAAATTTAAATATTACAATATACTCCTTTGGATTTAAATATGGAATTCCATTGGACTCTCATTTAATCTTTGATGTTAGATTTTTACCTAATCCTTTTTATGACCCAAATTTAAGAAAGCTTTCAGGACTCGATAAGGAAGTAAAAAATTTTGTATTGGAGAGAAAAGAAACTCAAGAGTTTCTTAACAAACTAAAGAATCTTCTTGATTTTTTAATCCCGTTGTATCAGGAAGAGGGAAAAACTTATCTTAACATATCTATAGGCTGTACTGGAGGAAGACACAGAGCGGTTGTTATTGCTGAAGAATTAAAGGATTATTTGTCCTCAAAATATTATGTAAAAGTTTTTCATAGAGATATTGATAAGGATGTATCATAA